A genomic region of Ictalurus furcatus strain D&B chromosome 29, Billie_1.0, whole genome shotgun sequence contains the following coding sequences:
- the nansa gene encoding N-acetylneuraminic acid synthase a: protein MPLQFELCPGRMIGGNHPCFIIAEIGQNHQGDIETAKKMIQMAKDCGADCAKFQKSELEYKFNKRALERPYTSEHSWGKTYGEHKRHLEFTHEQYRELQRYAQDVGIYFTASGMDEMAVEFLHELNVPFFKVGSGDTNNFPYLETTAQKGRPMVVSSGMQSMKTMRRVYQTVKKHNENFCILQCTSAYPLEPEHVNLRVITEYQKEFPDIPIGYSGHETGISVSVAAVALGAKVLERHVTLDKSWKGSDHSASLDPSELAELVRSIRIVERALGNGIKEMLPCEKPCHDKLGKSIVAKTVIPKGTELTLDMLTVKVAEPKGIAPEEIFELLGKKTMKDIGMDESVTENAVENYGKRTKV from the exons ATGCCTCTGCAGTTTGAGTTGTGTCCCGGCCGCATGATCGGAGGAAATCACCCGTGTTTTATAATCGCGGAAATCGGACAAAATCATCAGGGAGACATTGAGACCGccaagaaaatgatccaaatggCCAAA GATTGTGGTGCAGACTGTGCGAAGTTCCAGAAGAGTGAGCTGGAGTATAAGTTTAATAAGCGTGCTCTGGAGAGACCCTACACCTCCGAACACTCATGGGGGAAAACGTACGGAGAACACAAGCGACACCTGGAGTTCACACACGAGCAGTACAGGGAGCTGCAGCGTTACGCTCAGGACGTTGGCATCTACTTCACCGCCTCGGGCATGGACGAG ATGGCTGTGGAATTTCTTCACGAACTCAACGTGCCTTTCTTTAAAGTCGGCTCCGGAGACACCAATAACTTCCCGTACCTGGAGACAACGGCTCAGAAAG GTCGTCCGATGGTGGTCTCCAGCGGGATGCAGAGTATGAAGACGATGCGGCGTGTGTATCAAACAGTGAAGAAACACAATGAGAATTTCTGCATCCTGCAGTGTACCAGCGCCTACCCTCTCGAACCCGAGCACGTCAACCTGCGTGTCATCACG GAATACCAAAAGGAGTTCCCGGACATCCCGATTGGCTACTCGGGTCATGAGACGGGCATCAGTGTGTCGGTGGCGGCCGTGGCTCTGGGTGCGAAAGTGTTGGAGCGTCATGTGACTCTGGATAAGAGCTGGAAGGGCAGCGACCACTCCGCCTCCCTGGACCCCTCTGAACTCGCCGAGTTGGTACGATCCATCCGAATCGTGGAGCGGGCGCTAGGCAACGGCATCAAAGAAATGCTGCCCTGTGAGAAACCCTGCCACGACAAG ctgGGTAAGTCTATAGTGGCGAAGACGGTGATCCCTAAGGGAACCGAGTTAACCCTCGACATGCTGACAGTGAAGGTGGCCGAGCCGAAGGGCATTGCACCGGAGGAAATTTTCGAGCTGCTGGGGAAGAAAACGATGAAGGACATTGGGATGGACGAGAGCGTGACCGAGAACGCAGTGGAGAACTACGGAAAACGAACCAAAGTGTGA